In one window of Episyrphus balteatus chromosome 3, idEpiBalt1.1, whole genome shotgun sequence DNA:
- the LOC129915304 gene encoding uncharacterized protein LOC129915304, whose amino-acid sequence MSEHFENSEITKILETQNKDTEKLLSFLKEQNILGVYRYLKDVNITYRSLPYLSKDDLMEIRHTGLRAEFREKLFRWRRRNQNSKEETQSNESPVVVWMQEGDKHQNESNNRQNGYAHSQSASEYSQDETLYSQDSIFYKNQTKDQSRYSMGYKNSSSEFRNIVNVTNIVNQSIKGRMILASYNQTELLNDKQRDDLINIILEVVFFTKTILIPKYFHDILEQIVEVFPTEMEYRYYYYLPRTKNKNPRGRLYDKYKNTRAKLKKQKEDEQKETEVYLDLVKREYLDELDDDHVLKNN is encoded by the exons ATGTCcgaacattttgaaaatagtgaaattacaaaaatattagaAACTCAAAATAAAGATACAGAAAAGCTATTGAGTTTtctaaaagaacaaaatattcttGGAGTTTATCGATATCTTAAAG ATGTCAACATTACATATCGAAGTCTTCCCTACTTATCTAAAGATGATCTTATGGAAATACGTCATACAGGTTTAAGGGCAGAATTTCGAGAAAAACTTTTCAGATGGAGAAGAAGAaat caAAATTCTAAAGAAGAAACTCAATCTAATGAGTCACCAGTAGTCGTTTGGATGCAAGAAGGTGACAAACATCAAAATGAGTCTAATAATCGCCAAAATGGATATGCACACAGTCAAAGTGCTTCTGAATATAGTCAAGATGAAACTCTTTACAGTCAGGATAGTATTTTCTATAAGAATCAAACCAAAGACCAAAGTCGCTATAGCATGGGCTACAAAAATTCTTCATCAGAGTTTCGAAATATCGTG aatgttACAAATATAGTTAATCAAAGTATTAAAGGTAGAATGATACTAGCAAGTTATAATCAAACAGAATTACTCAACGATAAGCAAAGAGATGATTTAATTAATATCATTTTAGAAGTTGtattttttaccaaaacaattttaataccAAAATATTTTCATGATATTCTTGAACAAATTGTTGAAGTATTTCCAACAGAAATGGAATACAGG TATTACTACTATTTACCAAGAACTAAGAATAAAAATCCTCGAGGCCGCTTATATGACAAGTATAAAAACACTCGTGCAAAACTTAAGAAACAAAAAGAGGACGAACAAAAAGAAACCGAAGTTTATTTGGATTTGGTGAAAAGAGAATATTTGGATGAACTTGATGATGATcatgttttaaaaaacaactgA